One genomic segment of Desulfocapsa sulfexigens DSM 10523 includes these proteins:
- a CDS encoding cytochrome c family protein, whose protein sequence is MKGKYSGITIGMSAGLIAVASLAMATGNGVDMEQYPYAPSLIQWEKSAAEFTEPETCAECHPQQYEEWRGSMHSIAFQDPIYQGELKLAIEAVGHDVAKQCEGCHTAAAVVNGEVKGAGLKDLSPLAMAGVSCDVCHSIKGHTHWQTPTHQPENGSMILSPGKEVDGEVILTKFGPFPASEDCGEGFHECVESPLHLKTELCASCHQVTHYEKHTPLEMTYTEWKNSTYAAKDINCQDCHMVDLETFKRSADTFQKPVRGEYHHYFNGANFLMYALTEMAAKKAGDEELAVSARQKYEMAVGRLQAAAELDIDPIYRDGRLAEVKIRVNNRRAGHNLPTSLTNIRQMWLEVTATDASGKVVMSSGHIDEKGKLPEGTRLFNSDGMGENMHFALDPWEIVSFSKHDTIPPKGYREVHYGLSSNSSTPITLNVKLRFRQANQKVAEKLLSHVPDDMHLDVIYGIKEVPPVPIIDMVEKTLQFETSEK, encoded by the coding sequence ATGAAAGGAAAGTATTCGGGAATAACTATTGGAATGAGTGCAGGCCTTATCGCTGTTGCATCATTGGCAATGGCAACAGGAAATGGTGTGGACATGGAGCAGTATCCCTATGCACCATCACTGATCCAATGGGAGAAGTCAGCGGCGGAATTTACTGAACCCGAAACCTGCGCCGAGTGTCATCCTCAGCAATACGAGGAATGGCGTGGCTCCATGCACTCCATTGCTTTTCAGGATCCTATTTATCAGGGAGAGTTGAAACTTGCTATTGAAGCAGTGGGTCATGATGTTGCAAAACAGTGTGAAGGCTGCCATACCGCAGCAGCTGTAGTTAATGGAGAAGTAAAAGGGGCGGGTTTGAAAGATCTGAGTCCTCTTGCCATGGCTGGGGTTTCCTGTGATGTCTGCCATTCCATAAAGGGACATACCCACTGGCAGACTCCGACCCATCAACCGGAAAACGGGTCGATGATCCTGTCTCCCGGAAAAGAAGTGGATGGCGAAGTCATTCTTACGAAATTCGGTCCCTTTCCTGCCAGTGAAGATTGTGGCGAAGGGTTTCATGAGTGCGTTGAGTCCCCCCTCCATCTGAAGACGGAGCTCTGTGCCTCCTGCCATCAGGTCACCCATTACGAAAAACATACCCCTCTGGAAATGACGTATACGGAGTGGAAAAACAGTACCTACGCAGCAAAAGATATTAATTGTCAGGACTGCCATATGGTTGATCTGGAAACGTTCAAACGTTCTGCAGACACCTTCCAGAAACCTGTTCGAGGTGAATATCATCATTATTTTAACGGCGCTAATTTTCTGATGTATGCACTGACTGAAATGGCGGCAAAAAAGGCTGGAGATGAGGAGTTGGCTGTCAGCGCCCGCCAAAAATATGAGATGGCAGTAGGTCGGTTACAGGCTGCAGCTGAGTTGGATATCGATCCCATTTATCGGGACGGCAGGCTGGCTGAAGTGAAGATTCGAGTGAATAACAGACGTGCCGGGCATAACCTTCCAACCTCTCTGACAAATATTCGTCAGATGTGGCTTGAGGTGACAGCCACTGATGCCTCAGGAAAGGTCGTGATGAGCAGTGGGCATATTGATGAAAAAGGAAAACTTCCAGAAGGAACCAGACTGTTTAATTCAGACGGAATGGGGGAAAATATGCATTTTGCTCTTGATCCCTGGGAAATAGTCAGTTTTTCCAAGCACGATACAATACCCCCGAAGGGGTACCGCGAGGTGCATTATGGGCTGAGCAGTAACAGCAGTACTCCGATCACCTTGAATGTAAAACTTCGTTTTCGTCAGGCAAACCAGAAAGTGGCTGAAAAACTTCTTAGTCATGTTCCCGATGATATGCACCTGGATGTCATTTACGGAATTAAGGAAGTGCCACCCGTACCCATTATAGATATGGTGGAGAAAACCTTGCAATTCGAGACCAGCGAGAAATAA
- the prxU gene encoding thioredoxin-dependent peroxiredoxin (Most members of this family contain a selenocysteine.): protein MPEEAAVGCARPTGGPVGEEPDSKVTDEKQPAKKEISMIKVGKKAPDFTAPGFHKGEFINTKLSDYLGKWVLLCFYPGDFTFVUATEISAVAEKYPELQKLGVEVLSMSIDSMFTHKMWDEDELSKMVDGGVPFPMLSDAGGKVGTVYGVYDEDAGVEARGRFIIDPDGVVQGYEVLTPPVGRNVNETFRQVQAFQLVRETKGGEATPSGWRPGKATLKPGIDLVGKVWKVWKTEQAFD, encoded by the coding sequence ATGCCTGAAGAAGCAGCTGTGGGATGTGCCAGACCTACCGGAGGACCGGTTGGTGAAGAGCCGGACAGCAAAGTAACAGATGAAAAACAACCAGCAAAAAAGGAGATTTCCATGATTAAAGTTGGTAAAAAAGCCCCGGACTTCACAGCTCCGGGATTCCATAAGGGAGAATTTATTAACACCAAGCTTTCAGATTATCTGGGAAAATGGGTTTTACTCTGTTTTTATCCGGGTGATTTTACTTTTGTCTGAGCTACTGAAATTTCAGCGGTCGCTGAAAAATATCCTGAACTTCAGAAATTAGGTGTTGAAGTCCTCTCCATGTCTATTGACTCCATGTTCACCCACAAGATGTGGGATGAAGATGAGCTGAGTAAGATGGTGGACGGCGGAGTCCCCTTTCCAATGCTTTCAGATGCGGGCGGTAAAGTTGGGACCGTCTATGGTGTTTATGACGAGGATGCGGGAGTTGAGGCCCGTGGCCGTTTTATCATTGATCCCGATGGTGTGGTTCAGGGCTATGAGGTTCTCACTCCACCAGTTGGCCGAAATGTCAATGAGACCTTCCGTCAGGTACAGGCATTTCAACTGGTACGGGAAACCAAGGGCGGAGAAGCTACACCTTCTGGATGGCGACCAGGTAAGGCAACGCTCAAACCGGGAATTGATCTTGTTGGTAAGGTCTGGAAAGTGTGGAAGACAGAACAGGCCTTTGACTGA
- a CDS encoding rubredoxin, translating to MQKWECPCGYIYDPEEGDYENGVEPGTPWEKLPEGWVCPKCGAEKEDFWKAD from the coding sequence ATGCAGAAATGGGAATGCCCTTGTGGCTATATATACGATCCTGAAGAAGGGGATTATGAGAATGGGGTTGAGCCTGGTACTCCCTGGGAAAAACTCCCGGAAGGGTGGGTTTGTCCTAAATGCGGCGCAGAAAAAGAAGATTTCTGGAAAGCTGACTAA
- a CDS encoding translocation/assembly module TamB domain-containing protein, with protein sequence MKKWLPGAAIAFFGLVSLLFTAAFFLLGTESGTQFLIVQAEKLLDENLQIGTARGRILDRLELADIRFSSSTGVAQIRHLVLDWKSTDLFRLHLHILEILADDVSYEATPQNSQVNQRESGPGTLPEIALPIRLSIEKLALNNFTFLSAPDTEALSIDKAALKLAWDEDTIQIETLNVTTDMASIQIRGKIHPNANYPLQLTTDVTTLSQAIPTITIKGSLSGDLEELQIVEEISGDISANLDITVKEILSDPGWHGKLTIAELIPAAFAPDIPGRVTGKLTTSGTLKQTELASTLSIRDKTAAEVNWDADINVQVNLESLTLDIKQFTLKQPENEAILDITGIADIGQNFFDLLLHWQELQWPVHGAADYGSPKGEATLKGTIDSYHIVLDGLLTGNDLPASTVNLNAQGSADNLKNLQLTLGLLGGEVVLQGDVAWGPDIKWNLKIKGTQINPGIYYPDWPGRLNWLIGSNGFIEEDGVSSNIIIDSLNGRLRELPITGTGGITVKPNDIRIEDLNLASGSATITASGNLGEQSNLQWKADIADFSDLLPDSSGQIKASGTIRKSMTEPQIDIALSGNSITYTDLTLDTIQADVDLDLSWTNPFSFTFNAGGLKSGYSLINAFYLQGKGNREEHTVQIKADHDMADISLTLSGGYSDDKWRGLLDTFSILSTELGNWQMQEPTTISASVTAASLAPLCLRRDNSDLCIEGMWNSENKDTSGNLRINKIPLNWLSPWFPETLESLTGLFSAQATVTMKDKLKVDATAAITPGEISYQTEKAEGTLPHEGLALKLKIVDDALETDFHISANSNILSGHIQSPNLLQKDIGGKAKLQGTLLVNAKHFELVEALVPDVKGLSGAIDLNFTILGTVEEPDIDGNGQLSISHVLIPVIGLDLTDSSFDLTADNKEITLKGSLQSPEGSMQLEGNATLDSEKGWPARLTLKGNNFRLVNLPDITILLSSDILFEKNNGLVSLTGVASIPKADILLRELPPGSLSASPDVVILQEQQKENEVKSPFRMLLKISLEDRVHFVGLGFNTYINGQITILSEPDEQMIGSGAFYIEQGSFRAYGQDLDIETGVISFAGGPLSQPGINLRATRTVGDVVAGIYAIGPLKKPRLTTFSNPPMSESHVISYLLTGSSPETSTGTRLSIGRQINSKLSVSVGTDVKTGESEFITRYRLNRNIHLQTTTGTSSNAGDIFYTIELEDAAVVPTRLW encoded by the coding sequence GTGAAAAAATGGCTCCCTGGCGCAGCGATTGCCTTCTTCGGACTCGTGTCCCTTCTGTTTACAGCTGCGTTCTTTCTGCTTGGCACCGAAAGCGGAACTCAATTTCTTATTGTTCAGGCTGAGAAACTGCTCGATGAAAATCTGCAGATAGGGACTGCCAGAGGCAGGATTCTTGATCGCCTGGAACTTGCTGATATCAGGTTCAGCAGTTCCACAGGTGTTGCTCAGATCAGACATCTGGTACTGGACTGGAAGAGTACAGACCTGTTCAGACTCCACCTTCACATTTTGGAAATTTTAGCAGACGATGTTTCCTACGAAGCGACTCCCCAGAACAGCCAGGTAAACCAGCGAGAAAGTGGCCCTGGAACACTGCCGGAAATCGCCCTGCCCATCAGGCTCAGCATTGAAAAACTTGCCCTGAACAACTTCACTTTCTTATCCGCCCCGGACACGGAAGCACTTTCTATTGACAAGGCAGCCCTTAAACTGGCATGGGACGAAGACACCATACAGATCGAGACACTTAATGTTACCACGGACATGGCATCCATTCAGATACGGGGGAAAATACATCCCAACGCCAATTACCCCCTGCAGCTCACAACTGATGTTACGACCCTAAGTCAAGCGATTCCAACCATAACAATAAAAGGGAGCCTTAGTGGTGATCTGGAGGAATTGCAGATAGTGGAAGAAATCAGTGGCGACATCAGTGCCAATCTGGATATAACCGTGAAAGAGATCCTTTCTGATCCCGGCTGGCATGGAAAGCTCACGATCGCTGAACTTATCCCGGCAGCTTTCGCTCCGGATATCCCGGGAAGAGTGACGGGAAAACTCACCACAAGCGGGACACTCAAGCAGACAGAACTTGCCTCAACGCTTAGCATACGTGATAAAACAGCAGCTGAAGTCAACTGGGACGCAGACATAAACGTTCAGGTAAATCTTGAAAGTCTCACACTTGACATCAAACAATTCACCCTGAAACAACCAGAAAACGAAGCTATTCTCGATATCACAGGAATCGCTGACATTGGACAAAACTTCTTCGATTTACTGCTGCACTGGCAGGAGCTGCAATGGCCCGTTCACGGAGCTGCAGACTATGGCTCTCCCAAGGGTGAAGCTACCCTCAAAGGAACTATTGATTCCTATCATATAGTTCTTGATGGCCTGCTTACCGGCAATGACCTTCCAGCGAGCACGGTCAACCTGAACGCGCAAGGTTCCGCAGACAATCTCAAGAACCTGCAGCTCACTCTTGGCCTTTTGGGGGGCGAAGTTGTTCTCCAGGGTGATGTTGCGTGGGGACCAGATATCAAATGGAACCTGAAAATAAAAGGCACACAGATCAATCCCGGAATCTACTACCCAGACTGGCCTGGGAGACTCAACTGGTTGATAGGATCGAACGGTTTTATTGAAGAGGATGGCGTTAGTAGTAATATCATAATCGACAGTCTGAATGGCAGGTTACGGGAACTCCCCATCACCGGAACGGGAGGTATCACAGTAAAGCCAAATGATATCCGCATTGAGGATTTAAATCTGGCATCCGGCAGCGCAACAATCACTGCCTCTGGCAACCTCGGTGAACAATCCAATCTGCAGTGGAAAGCAGATATCGCAGATTTTTCAGACCTCCTGCCAGACAGCTCCGGACAAATCAAAGCCTCCGGGACGATACGGAAGAGCATGACAGAACCACAGATTGACATCGCGCTTTCTGGAAACTCCATTACCTACACCGATTTAACCCTGGATACTATTCAAGCAGATGTGGATCTCGATTTAAGCTGGACCAACCCCTTTTCTTTCACTTTCAACGCAGGCGGCCTCAAATCGGGATATAGCCTGATTAACGCCTTTTATTTACAGGGAAAAGGCAACAGAGAAGAGCACACAGTTCAAATCAAAGCAGACCATGATATGGCGGATATCAGCCTTACCCTCAGCGGAGGCTACAGTGACGATAAATGGCGTGGACTGCTCGATACATTTTCGATTCTTTCCACGGAACTCGGTAATTGGCAGATGCAGGAGCCTACAACAATTTCCGCCTCTGTGACTGCTGCTTCGCTTGCCCCTCTCTGTCTCAGAAGAGACAATTCAGATCTCTGTATTGAGGGAATGTGGAATTCTGAAAACAAAGATACCAGTGGAAACTTACGAATAAATAAAATTCCGCTTAACTGGCTTTCCCCATGGTTCCCCGAGACTCTGGAGAGCCTGACGGGTCTCTTTTCTGCCCAGGCCACGGTCACCATGAAAGACAAACTCAAAGTTGATGCAACTGCGGCAATAACACCTGGAGAAATCTCCTATCAAACTGAGAAAGCGGAAGGGACGCTTCCCCATGAAGGATTAGCCCTCAAACTGAAGATCGTTGACGATGCCCTCGAGACAGACTTTCATATCAGTGCAAATTCGAATATCCTGAGTGGTCATATACAATCACCAAATCTTCTCCAGAAAGATATTGGAGGCAAGGCGAAGCTTCAGGGTACTCTCCTGGTTAATGCCAAACACTTCGAGCTGGTCGAAGCTCTGGTTCCCGATGTTAAAGGTTTAAGTGGAGCCATAGACCTCAATTTCACAATTCTCGGAACCGTCGAAGAACCTGACATTGATGGAAATGGACAACTTAGCATTAGCCACGTCCTTATTCCTGTGATAGGACTTGATCTCACGGACAGCAGTTTTGATCTTACAGCAGACAACAAAGAGATAACCCTTAAAGGAAGCCTCCAGTCCCCCGAGGGATCAATGCAGCTTGAAGGAAACGCAACTCTTGACAGCGAAAAGGGTTGGCCTGCACGTCTTACGCTTAAGGGCAACAACTTCAGACTGGTCAACCTGCCCGATATTACTATATTGCTTTCATCTGACATTCTTTTTGAAAAAAACAATGGCCTTGTGAGTCTCACCGGAGTAGCCAGCATTCCCAAAGCCGATATTTTACTGCGGGAATTACCACCTGGCAGCCTGTCAGCCTCTCCTGACGTGGTTATTCTTCAGGAACAACAAAAGGAGAATGAGGTAAAATCGCCATTTCGTATGCTGCTCAAAATTAGTCTTGAAGACAGGGTGCACTTTGTGGGACTTGGGTTTAACACCTACATCAATGGTCAAATAACCATCCTCTCCGAACCGGATGAACAGATGATCGGCAGTGGTGCTTTTTATATTGAACAGGGAAGTTTTCGGGCCTATGGTCAGGATCTTGATATAGAAACAGGGGTGATTTCTTTTGCCGGTGGCCCGTTAAGCCAGCCGGGCATAAATCTTCGAGCAACACGTACCGTCGGAGATGTTGTGGCGGGAATCTATGCCATCGGTCCACTGAAAAAACCCAGGTTGACCACCTTTTCCAACCCGCCGATGTCTGAAAGTCATGTAATATCTTACCTGCTCACCGGATCCTCGCCAGAGACATCAACGGGGACAAGACTCTCCATTGGCAGGCAGATCAACAGTAAACTTTCCGTTTCAGTGGGCACGGATGTGAAAACGGGTGAAAGTGAGTTTATAACCCGCTATCGCCTGAACCGCAATATTCATCTCCAGACCACAACCGGTACAAGCAGTAATGCCGGAGATATCTTCTACACCATTGAACTTGAAGATGCTGCTGTCGTACCTACACGCCTGTGGTGA
- a CDS encoding autotransporter assembly complex protein TamA: MFLPSIPSQYVLRSIQLAFSLLLILFSFPAMAATPLSVDLTGLEAPFRQNVLLFLDINKMKNDEDLTPRWIKKLHQQAPQEIREALQPFGYYIPEIRSALIEEDGQWFATYRVDKGEPVVITGRDVQWFGEGMNHPALQQSIKDYLRKAGKTLIHAEYEAAKNTFMNIAFSNGYPKARFITSEWLVDLDSNTAKLTLHMDTGPLYYFGNITFLQDFLNPDLLTKYITMEKGTPYSYEALLEFQQNLIASNYAREVTITPRYEESLDQQLPLTVIMKPIAPHKFTFGVGYDSDTGIRGSARWDDRLLNRYGHHSELSVKLAWTESIIRAQYNIPVVKPLTDRWVSTASYEFDQTPDTSSATLEMETAFVRRNLADTLLYKGFVLASSEQFSVEGEPDENTALYSLGGTFRFSDTEESIFPQYGDYLFIDLRGASEALLSDTSYARLHMKGRYMVGLGKNGRIDTQIEIGTTWVEDFDMYPATLRFFAGGDTSVRGYSYESLGPKNANGVSVGGKNVVTGSLEYDHRVSQSWVLAGFVDAGNAYNDKLGDAYVGAGVGLRWLAPFGSLRIDIAYPVSESPELNDWRFHIGFGATL; the protein is encoded by the coding sequence ATGTTCCTCCCAAGCATTCCCAGCCAGTATGTTTTACGAAGCATCCAACTTGCATTCAGCCTGCTCCTTATCCTGTTTTCCTTTCCGGCCATGGCTGCAACACCTCTTAGTGTAGACCTTACCGGACTCGAAGCCCCCTTTCGGCAAAATGTCCTCCTTTTTCTCGATATCAACAAAATGAAAAATGACGAGGATCTCACCCCGCGTTGGATCAAGAAGCTACACCAGCAGGCGCCGCAGGAAATTCGTGAAGCCCTGCAACCCTTTGGCTATTATATTCCAGAGATTCGCTCGGCGTTGATCGAAGAAGATGGTCAATGGTTCGCCACCTACAGAGTAGACAAGGGAGAACCTGTTGTCATAACAGGTAGAGACGTACAATGGTTTGGTGAAGGAATGAACCATCCGGCACTCCAGCAGAGCATAAAGGATTACCTTAGAAAGGCAGGGAAAACCCTGATCCATGCAGAGTATGAAGCAGCAAAGAATACTTTTATGAACATAGCCTTTTCCAATGGATATCCAAAGGCAAGATTCATAACAAGTGAATGGCTGGTTGATCTTGATAGCAACACTGCAAAATTAACTCTTCACATGGATACCGGTCCTCTGTATTACTTTGGAAATATCACTTTTCTGCAGGATTTTCTTAATCCAGACCTGCTCACAAAATACATCACCATGGAAAAGGGAACCCCCTATTCCTATGAGGCCCTGCTGGAATTTCAGCAGAATCTGATTGCAAGTAATTACGCCAGAGAAGTAACCATTACCCCACGTTACGAAGAATCACTGGATCAACAATTACCTTTGACTGTGATTATGAAACCGATTGCCCCACATAAATTTACATTTGGGGTCGGCTATGATTCCGACACAGGAATTCGTGGATCCGCACGCTGGGACGACAGATTACTCAATCGTTACGGCCACCACTCGGAGCTTTCTGTCAAACTTGCCTGGACAGAAAGCATCATTCGGGCTCAGTATAATATCCCGGTTGTAAAACCTCTCACTGACAGATGGGTATCGACAGCCAGTTATGAATTTGACCAGACTCCCGACACAAGCAGTGCCACCCTTGAAATGGAAACAGCATTCGTACGAAGAAACCTTGCCGACACACTTCTTTACAAAGGCTTCGTCCTCGCTTCAAGCGAACAGTTCAGTGTTGAAGGTGAGCCCGACGAAAACACTGCTCTCTACAGTCTTGGTGGAACCTTTCGTTTTTCAGATACAGAAGAATCTATTTTCCCTCAATACGGCGACTATCTGTTTATAGATCTTCGCGGTGCCTCAGAAGCACTTCTTTCCGACACATCCTATGCCCGTCTTCACATGAAGGGAAGGTACATGGTGGGATTAGGCAAAAATGGCCGTATCGACACACAAATTGAGATAGGCACAACCTGGGTTGAAGACTTCGACATGTACCCGGCCACCCTCAGGTTTTTTGCCGGTGGAGACACTTCTGTCCGTGGATATTCATACGAATCACTGGGGCCGAAGAATGCTAATGGTGTCAGCGTCGGTGGTAAAAATGTAGTAACAGGGAGCCTGGAGTATGATCATCGAGTCTCCCAGTCCTGGGTATTAGCAGGATTTGTAGATGCAGGAAATGCTTACAATGACAAACTTGGGGACGCATATGTCGGTGCAGGGGTCGGGTTGCGCTGGCTGGCACCCTTTGGTTCGCTGCGTATCGATATTGCATATCCGGTAAGTGAAAGTCCTGAATTAAATGATTGGCGATTTCATATTGGTTTTGGAGCAACATTGTGA
- a CDS encoding pyridoxamine 5'-phosphate oxidase family protein has translation MRRKEKEITDHAELLAIIAKAKICRLAMVDGDTPYVIPLSFGYHDNVLYFHGAKEGKKINLITTNPNVCFEFDHLIETVAAEKACSWSMKFQSIVGFGKASLVENNEAKKFALAIIMAQYSDKQFDFPDKMVQATAVIKVSIESISGKQSLPTQ, from the coding sequence ATGCGAAGAAAAGAAAAAGAGATTACAGACCACGCTGAACTCCTTGCGATTATAGCAAAAGCGAAAATCTGCAGACTTGCCATGGTGGATGGAGACACACCTTATGTAATTCCGCTCTCCTTTGGCTACCATGACAATGTACTCTATTTCCACGGTGCCAAAGAGGGAAAAAAGATCAATCTGATTACAACCAACCCGAATGTCTGTTTTGAGTTTGACCATCTCATTGAAACGGTTGCAGCCGAAAAAGCATGCAGTTGGAGTATGAAGTTTCAGTCCATTGTAGGATTTGGCAAGGCTTCTCTAGTGGAAAATAACGAGGCGAAAAAATTTGCCCTTGCTATCATCATGGCACAGTACAGTGACAAGCAATTTGACTTCCCAGACAAAATGGTACAGGCAACTGCTGTTATCAAGGTCTCAATAGAAAGTATTTCAGGCAAACAATCACTACCCACCCAGTAG
- a CDS encoding LysE family translocator: MTTLTLITFGAAMFLLAASPGPGVFATVARALSNGFAHAAILVLGIVTGDLIFLLLAVYGLSAMAEILGSFFVFVKYGGGLYLIWLGIKIWRSAPEPVSIEGIKELSWKKNFGSGLIITLANPKVILFYLGFLPTFVDLASLSHLDILAISIVVTTVLGSVLLCYAWTAARAGQLFKSAKALKMTNRCAGGVMITAGCAILLKD, from the coding sequence ATGACAACTTTAACACTCATCACCTTCGGTGCTGCCATGTTTCTCCTGGCAGCATCCCCAGGACCTGGCGTCTTTGCTACGGTGGCACGTGCCCTCTCCAATGGCTTTGCCCATGCTGCTATCCTAGTACTTGGCATTGTCACAGGAGACCTTATATTCCTGCTACTCGCTGTCTATGGCCTTTCCGCCATGGCTGAAATACTTGGTAGCTTTTTTGTCTTTGTAAAATATGGTGGCGGGCTTTACCTGATCTGGCTGGGAATCAAAATATGGCGTTCTGCGCCGGAACCAGTTTCCATAGAAGGCATTAAAGAACTGTCGTGGAAAAAGAATTTTGGTAGCGGACTGATTATCACCCTTGCAAATCCAAAGGTCATTCTCTTTTACCTCGGTTTTCTTCCCACCTTTGTTGATCTTGCCAGCCTCAGTCATCTTGACATTCTGGCAATCAGCATCGTGGTTACCACAGTCCTTGGAAGCGTTCTTCTCTGCTACGCCTGGACAGCTGCGCGAGCCGGACAACTCTTTAAAAGTGCAAAAGCTCTTAAGATGACCAACAGATGTGCAGGAGGCGTAATGATTACAGCAGGCTGTGCTATTTTACTAAAAGATTGA
- a CDS encoding pyridoxal phosphate-dependent aminotransferase → MTISTKMRGFAEKSSWIRKMFEEGAKMKAKYGAENVFDFSLGNPDVPPPPEYNRVIQEIVKDETPMVHAYMPNGGYPWVREALAGKMSQEQGIDVFHGDMLMTCGAAGALNVVMKALLNPGEEVILLAPYFVEYNFYVDNHGGVSKVVQTDAEFNLDMAAIEAAITENTKVVITNSPNNPTGQIYSQESLNKLGALLDKKGAELKTTIYLIADEPYRKIIFDDNVVGSVFQATKNSIVLSSYSKDLSLPGERIGYLAVHPDIADKAALLDAMTLANRILGFVNAPALMQRVVAELQDASVDNSIYVKRRETFCKLLSDAGYDFIPPKGAFYVFPKAPIADDVKFCAILQEEKILAVPGQGFGAPGYFRLAFCVGDDVIAGSAAAFQRAMDKAKAL, encoded by the coding sequence ATGACTATTTCAACAAAAATGCGTGGCTTTGCCGAAAAATCATCCTGGATTCGTAAGATGTTTGAAGAAGGCGCCAAGATGAAGGCCAAATACGGAGCCGAAAATGTTTTTGACTTCAGCCTCGGTAACCCCGACGTCCCGCCACCGCCTGAGTACAACAGGGTTATTCAGGAAATCGTTAAAGACGAAACACCCATGGTTCATGCCTATATGCCAAACGGCGGCTACCCGTGGGTACGTGAAGCACTTGCCGGAAAAATGTCCCAGGAGCAGGGCATAGATGTCTTCCATGGCGATATGCTTATGACCTGTGGAGCTGCTGGTGCCTTAAATGTGGTGATGAAAGCTCTACTCAATCCCGGGGAGGAAGTGATCCTTCTCGCTCCCTACTTTGTGGAATACAATTTCTACGTTGACAACCATGGCGGAGTAAGCAAGGTTGTCCAGACCGATGCTGAGTTTAATCTTGATATGGCAGCCATTGAAGCCGCTATCACTGAAAACACAAAAGTTGTAATCACCAACTCTCCCAACAACCCTACCGGTCAAATCTACTCCCAGGAGTCCTTAAACAAACTCGGCGCACTGCTGGACAAGAAAGGTGCGGAGCTGAAGACCACCATTTATCTGATCGCCGATGAGCCCTACCGCAAAATCATCTTTGACGATAATGTGGTGGGCAGCGTCTTTCAGGCGACAAAGAATTCCATCGTACTCTCTTCCTACTCCAAGGATCTCTCTCTTCCAGGCGAGAGGATTGGATACCTGGCTGTACACCCCGACATCGCTGACAAAGCTGCCCTTCTCGATGCCATGACCCTTGCCAATCGTATTCTTGGTTTTGTCAACGCCCCTGCTCTTATGCAGCGCGTTGTTGCAGAACTTCAGGATGCAAGTGTCGACAACTCCATCTATGTCAAGCGACGTGAAACCTTCTGTAAGCTTTTAAGTGACGCCGGATATGACTTCATTCCACCCAAGGGTGCCTTCTATGTCTTTCCAAAAGCACCTATTGCAGATGATGTGAAATTCTGTGCAATTCTTCAGGAAGAAAAAATCCTCGCCGTTCCTGGTCAGGGATTTGGAGCACCCGGTTACTTCAGACTGGCCTTTTGCGTCGGTGACGACGTTATAGCAGGATCCGCTGCTGCATTTCAGAGAGCCATGGACAAGGCCAAGGCCCTGTAA